The following are encoded in a window of Mycoplasma anserisalpingitidis genomic DNA:
- the rpsO gene encoding 30S ribosomal protein S15: MISNETKLGLVKKYGKNAKDTGNTFVQIAILTEDIESLKPHFLKNPKDKHSRRGFMAKINKRRVLLDHLKSKDLEEYNRCIKELNLRK; this comes from the coding sequence ATGATTTCTAATGAAACAAAATTAGGATTAGTTAAGAAATACGGAAAAAACGCAAAAGACACAGGAAATACTTTTGTTCAAATTGCTATTTTAACTGAAGATATCGAATCATTAAAACCACATTTCTTAAAAAATCCAAAAGACAAACACTCACGTCGTGGATTTATGGCTAAAATCAATAAACGTCGTGTATTACTTGATCACTTAAAATCAAAAGATTTAGAAGAATACAATAGATGTATTAAAGAACTTAATTTACGTAAATAA
- a CDS encoding FAD synthase produces MKPLEIYELDSWKPTENIIYVIGAFESFHLGHYQLLKKAAEIKKNEQIVLVYFKNETTMFKMKDGLFCDNDAKRYIFSTFNEIDKVIELDFSKISLLEGDVFIERLTNNKNNCSIICGKDFKFGKSAKWDTSKLKDNFKNMNVIDLDLLKYKDIKIGTKNLKELLNFGQIKFLNSLLTREYLLTCKIKSNLELSINNDIIEIHSGIYAAALIVNKIKYYCVLHISLRNNFHFKLIDIKAFEIENVAAKLIIYSEIRLITNSQNDKLTSEDVLEVKNFIINDNSI; encoded by the coding sequence ATGAAACCACTAGAAATTTATGAATTAGATAGCTGAAAACCCACAGAAAATATAATATATGTAATCGGTGCATTCGAGTCATTCCATTTAGGACATTATCAATTATTGAAAAAAGCAGCTGAAATTAAAAAAAATGAACAAATTGTTTTGGTTTATTTCAAGAATGAAACAACAATGTTCAAAATGAAAGATGGACTATTTTGTGATAATGACGCAAAAAGATATATCTTCAGCACATTTAATGAAATTGATAAAGTGATTGAATTAGATTTTAGTAAAATTTCACTTCTTGAAGGTGATGTATTTATAGAAAGATTAACAAATAATAAAAATAATTGTTCAATTATTTGTGGGAAAGACTTTAAATTTGGAAAGTCTGCTAAATGAGATACATCAAAACTAAAAGATAACTTTAAAAATATGAATGTAATTGATTTAGATTTATTAAAATATAAAGATATAAAAATCGGGACTAAAAACTTAAAAGAATTATTGAATTTTGGGCAAATTAAGTTTTTGAATTCTTTATTAACGCGAGAGTACTTATTGACATGCAAAATTAAATCTAATCTTGAATTATCAATAAATAATGATATTATTGAAATTCATTCAGGAATTTATGCGGCAGCGCTCATTGTAAACAAAATTAAATATTATTGCGTCTTACATATAAGTTTGAGGAATAATTTTCATTTTAAGCTTATTGATATAAAAGCATTTGAAATTGAAAATGTGGCAGCCAAGTTAATCATATATTCAGAAATTAGGTTAATAACCAACTCACAAAATGATAAATTAACAAGCGAAGATGTACTTGAAGTAAAAAATTTTATTATTAATGATAATAGTATATAA
- a CDS encoding YcsE-related riboflavin metabolism phosphatase, producing MKNLKNIIKCAAFDIDGTILPNGNTKFSQKTIDAFSLLRKNGIVSILATAREFSTICDFLEQLKPDYFIGANGSFILDCNKNEIIYEVGLNLNEVKILYDEFYNDNFNFIITDVNKSYYSKNTNLDTWFIRPNISKYEELDFNKVIDKRIYVITLSGENISNKVDLINEFINKNNLNMEINSTWSRGIFIGPKKTTKSSTLELLTKKIGYSNDNLIAFGDSSNDFEMIRDAVYGVAMERANWRIKSVADDVALDCEYDGAYLKLKELKLI from the coding sequence ATGAAAAATCTTAAAAATATTATAAAATGTGCTGCATTTGATATTGATGGTACAATTCTCCCAAATGGAAATACAAAATTCAGTCAAAAAACTATTGATGCATTTTCGCTTTTAAGAAAAAATGGGATTGTCTCAATACTAGCGACTGCTAGAGAATTTTCAACAATTTGTGATTTTTTAGAGCAATTGAAACCAGATTATTTTATTGGAGCTAACGGTTCATTCATACTTGATTGTAATAAAAATGAAATTATTTATGAAGTTGGTTTAAACTTAAATGAAGTAAAAATACTTTATGATGAATTTTATAATGATAATTTTAATTTCATAATAACAGATGTAAATAAATCATATTATTCTAAAAATACTAATTTAGACACTTGATTCATTAGACCTAATATAAGTAAATATGAGGAATTAGATTTTAACAAAGTAATTGATAAAAGAATTTACGTAATCACTTTAAGTGGAGAAAATATTTCAAATAAAGTCGATTTGATTAATGAATTTATAAATAAAAATAATTTAAATATGGAAATAAATTCTACTTGAAGTAGAGGTATATTCATAGGTCCTAAAAAAACAACAAAAAGTTCAACTTTAGAATTATTAACAAAAAAAATCGGTTATTCAAATGATAATTTAATTGCTTTTGGTGATTCATCTAACGATTTTGAAATGATTCGTGATGCTGTTTATGGTGTTGCTATGGAAAGAGCAAATTGAAGAATTAAAAGTGTTGCTGATGATGTTGCTCTTGATTGCGAATATGACGGAGCATATTTAAAACTTAAAGAGTTAAAGTTGATATAA
- the truB gene encoding tRNA pseudouridine(55) synthase TruB: MFYLIHKKTGISSFEAISKFRRENKIKKIGHSGTLDPLAEGLLLAATDEDTKLLEYISNKTKEYIVEGVFGYETDTYDILGKVINITDNKVTEEVLNKKLEELSETRSQVPPKFSAKKINGVRAYELARNDMDFEIKEQKIKIFDYKLLSFDFAKQTYRIYFKVSEGCYIRSLVNDLGLLCKNYSTMTKLERNGIGVLHISMLNGKEFAEINYKDILNLPIFIYNQKQREYLKNGNKLTNINNKNDEVVLLINGDTNEIGGVAKIFNNELIVKKIFPNKI, encoded by the coding sequence ATGTTTTATTTAATACACAAAAAAACTGGAATTAGTTCATTTGAAGCAATAAGCAAATTTAGAAGAGAAAATAAAATTAAAAAAATAGGGCATAGTGGAACTCTTGACCCTCTAGCTGAAGGGTTGTTGCTTGCAGCAACTGATGAGGACACAAAATTATTAGAGTATATCTCAAATAAAACTAAAGAATATATAGTTGAAGGTGTTTTTGGATATGAAACTGATACATATGACATTTTAGGTAAGGTTATAAATATTACAGACAATAAAGTCACTGAAGAAGTTTTAAACAAAAAACTTGAAGAATTAAGTGAAACAAGAAGCCAAGTGCCGCCAAAATTTTCTGCAAAAAAAATTAATGGAGTAAGAGCATATGAACTTGCTAGAAATGACATGGATTTTGAAATAAAAGAACAGAAAATTAAAATATTTGACTATAAATTATTGAGTTTTGACTTCGCAAAACAGACTTATAGAATTTATTTTAAGGTTTCTGAGGGTTGTTATATTAGAAGTTTAGTTAATGATTTAGGTCTTCTTTGCAAAAATTATTCAACAATGACAAAATTAGAAAGAAATGGTATCGGTGTTTTGCATATAAGTATGTTGAATGGTAAGGAATTTGCCGAAATAAATTACAAAGATATTTTAAACTTACCAATATTTATATACAATCAAAAGCAAAGAGAATATTTGAAAAACGGTAATAAATTAACTAATATAAATAATAAAAATGATGAAGTAGTTTTATTAATCAATGGAGATACTAATGAAATTGGCGGGGTTGCAAAAATTTTTAACAATGAGCTTATTGTTAAAAAGATTTTCCCTAATAAGATATAA
- the rplQ gene encoding 50S ribosomal protein L17, which yields MANPKQIYSRDTKWRNGVMRSLTSELFVNGRITTTLTRAKELRKHAERMIQKAKNPTLANRRAVAAYLRPIKTKENVEVLTHLFSNIAPKYQERNGGYTRIIKLPARLGDNTRMAIIELV from the coding sequence ATGGCTAACCCAAAACAAATTTACTCACGTGATACTAAATGAAGAAATGGAGTTATGCGTTCATTAACAAGTGAATTATTTGTTAATGGAAGAATAACAACAACTTTAACAAGAGCAAAAGAATTACGTAAACACGCTGAAAGAATGATTCAAAAAGCTAAAAATCCAACTTTAGCAAATCGTCGTGCTGTTGCTGCTTATTTACGCCCAATTAAAACAAAAGAAAACGTTGAAGTACTTACACATTTATTTTCAAATATTGCACCAAAATACCAAGAAAGAAATGGTGGATACACAAGAATTATTAAATTACCTGCACGTTTAGGTGATAATACACGTATGGCAATCATTGAATTAGTTTAA
- a CDS encoding DNA-directed RNA polymerase subunit alpha has protein sequence MEKMKRLDYLKVPSLNKVSDFETTFSLQPLERGFGNTLGVALRRVLLSNITSLAPFCIKIEGVNHEFQGIPGVVEDVPSLIMNLREVRFKYDSELVNDDEIIKVELKADEVGEITSRYLTVVDNPNVEIIDHNIHIADVSAVNSLKIEMFIRPGRGFLSSEENKLIVNKLEGELAANSKIKKGKFIAVDSKFSPIKLVNYKVEELNSSSAKVEERLDFTLITDGTVKAEQAIKQASEILIAHFMVIGNTDEMKVDVFADEVEEEPQENEADLDINQLNLSVRSLNALRRINKTKVSDIIEMTYDELEQTKNLGKKSLEEIVQKLQEFGFTLKKGDE, from the coding sequence ATGGAAAAGATGAAAAGATTAGATTATCTTAAAGTTCCTTCATTAAACAAAGTAAGTGATTTTGAAACTACATTCAGTTTACAACCATTAGAAAGAGGATTTGGAAATACACTTGGTGTTGCTTTAAGAAGAGTTTTATTATCAAATATCACTTCTTTAGCCCCATTCTGTATTAAAATAGAAGGTGTTAATCATGAATTCCAAGGAATTCCTGGTGTGGTTGAAGATGTTCCATCACTAATTATGAATTTAAGAGAAGTAAGATTTAAATATGATTCTGAATTAGTTAATGATGATGAAATCATCAAGGTTGAACTTAAAGCAGATGAAGTTGGCGAAATTACATCAAGATATTTAACAGTTGTTGACAATCCAAATGTTGAAATCATCGACCACAACATTCACATTGCTGATGTTAGTGCGGTTAACTCGTTAAAAATTGAAATGTTTATAAGACCAGGTCGTGGATTTTTATCAAGTGAAGAAAACAAATTAATTGTTAATAAACTTGAAGGTGAATTAGCAGCTAATTCAAAAATTAAAAAAGGTAAGTTTATCGCTGTTGATTCAAAATTCTCTCCAATCAAACTTGTTAACTACAAGGTTGAAGAATTAAACTCATCTAGCGCTAAAGTTGAAGAAAGACTAGATTTTACATTAATTACTGATGGAACAGTCAAAGCCGAACAAGCTATTAAGCAAGCTTCAGAAATTTTAATTGCACACTTTATGGTTATAGGAAACACTGATGAAATGAAAGTTGATGTTTTCGCAGATGAAGTCGAAGAGGAACCACAAGAAAATGAAGCAGATCTTGATATCAACCAATTAAATCTTTCTGTACGTTCATTAAATGCATTAAGAAGAATAAATAAAACAAAAGTTTCAGATATTATCGAAATGACATATGATGAGCTTGAACAAACAAAGAACTTAGGTAAAAAATCATTAGAAGAAATAGTACAAAAACTTCAAGAGTTTGGATTTACACTTAAAAAAGGAGATGAATAA
- the rpsK gene encoding 30S ribosomal protein S11 — MARKTKKKNITTGIAHIHSTNQNTIVTFSDEQGNVIAWSSAGAIGYKGTKKKTPYAAGLAAQAAAEAAKEHGIKSVKVELKGLGAGKDAARKQIEVSGITVTEIKDVTPVPHNGTRPPKRILKRAKK; from the coding sequence ATGGCTCGTAAAACTAAGAAAAAGAATATTACAACAGGTATTGCACATATTCATTCAACCAACCAAAACACAATTGTTACATTTTCAGATGAACAAGGTAATGTTATAGCATGATCATCAGCTGGTGCTATTGGTTACAAAGGTACTAAGAAAAAAACACCTTATGCTGCAGGTCTAGCAGCTCAAGCAGCGGCTGAAGCTGCTAAAGAACACGGTATTAAATCTGTTAAAGTTGAACTTAAAGGTCTTGGAGCTGGAAAAGATGCTGCAAGAAAACAAATCGAAGTTTCAGGTATCACAGTTACAGAAATTAAGGATGTTACACCTGTTCCTCACAACGGAACAAGACCTCCTAAGCGTATTCTAAAACGTGCTAAGAAATAA
- the rpsM gene encoding 30S ribosomal protein S13, whose amino-acid sequence MARILNVEIPNDKRVVVSLTYIYGIGPSLAKKICAEAGISEDARVKSLSEDELSKIREAAKHYTTEGDLRREVNLNIKRLMEIKCYRGIRHRKGLPVRGQSTKKNARTRKGPRKTVAGKKGK is encoded by the coding sequence ATGGCCAGAATTTTAAACGTTGAAATTCCTAATGACAAACGTGTTGTTGTGTCATTAACATATATTTATGGTATCGGACCAAGCTTAGCTAAAAAGATTTGTGCTGAAGCAGGAATAAGTGAAGATGCTCGTGTAAAGAGCTTATCAGAAGATGAATTATCAAAAATTCGTGAAGCAGCTAAACACTATACAACAGAAGGTGATTTACGTAGAGAAGTTAACTTAAACATTAAACGTTTAATGGAAATTAAATGTTACCGTGGAATTAGACACCGTAAAGGATTACCTGTACGTGGACAATCAACTAAAAAGAATGCTCGTACACGTAAAGGACCTAGAAAAACAGTTGCTGGAAAGAAAGGTAAATAA
- the rpmJ gene encoding 50S ribosomal protein L36 has product MKVRASVKRMCKDCKIIKRKGVIRVICELPKHKQRQG; this is encoded by the coding sequence ATGAAAGTTAGAGCTAGTGTTAAAAGAATGTGTAAAGATTGCAAAATTATTAAACGTAAAGGTGTTATTAGAGTAATTTGTGAATTACCTAAACACAAACAAAGACAAGGATAG
- the infA gene encoding translation initiation factor IF-1, with translation MTGVVKTVYSTDSYEVELENGMTMKVYISGKMRVNHIRILPGDKVDVDISPYDLTQGRIVYRHK, from the coding sequence ATGACTGGAGTGGTTAAAACTGTTTATTCTACTGATTCATATGAAGTAGAATTAGAAAACGGCATGACTATGAAAGTTTATATTTCAGGTAAAATGAGAGTTAATCACATAAGAATTTTACCTGGTGATAAAGTAGATGTTGATATTAGTCCATATGATTTAACTCAAGGACGTATCGTTTACAGACACAAATAA
- the map gene encoding type I methionyl aminopeptidase — protein MTYLGFIISLIKDKSAIDKITKSCKILAEVKQIVWDFVRPGVSLKEIDQLAFKEIVKRGAVPAFKGLYGFPATACISVNDELIHGIPSDYIVKDGDLVSVDLGCIWQGYNSDSAFTKGIGEISETDKKLILVAKQSFEAGLNAIKPGARVGDISAAIWEVIKKNNFFTPDDFCGHGIGLQLHEDPNVPNRGKKNTGPLLKDGMVICIEPMITQTKKIKILKDGWTVVSTDGSNTAHYEHTVLIKNGKGVVLTKGI, from the coding sequence TTAACATATTTAGGATTTATTATTTCTTTAATAAAAGATAAAAGTGCAATAGATAAAATTACCAAATCATGTAAAATCTTGGCAGAAGTCAAACAAATTGTTTGAGATTTCGTAAGACCAGGGGTTTCTTTAAAAGAAATTGATCAATTAGCTTTTAAAGAAATAGTAAAGAGAGGTGCCGTTCCGGCATTTAAAGGATTATACGGCTTTCCTGCAACTGCTTGTATATCCGTAAATGATGAATTGATCCATGGTATTCCTTCTGACTATATAGTTAAAGATGGGGACCTAGTTAGCGTTGATTTGGGTTGTATCTGACAAGGTTACAACAGTGATAGTGCTTTCACAAAAGGTATAGGGGAAATTAGTGAAACTGATAAAAAGCTAATTTTAGTTGCAAAACAATCTTTTGAAGCAGGTCTTAACGCTATAAAACCTGGAGCAAGAGTAGGTGATATTTCAGCTGCTATTTGAGAGGTTATTAAGAAAAATAATTTTTTCACACCTGATGATTTTTGTGGTCATGGAATTGGGCTTCAACTTCATGAGGATCCAAATGTTCCTAATAGAGGTAAGAAAAATACTGGTCCATTATTAAAGGATGGGATGGTTATTTGCATCGAACCTATGATTACTCAAACCAAAAAGATCAAAATTCTAAAAGATGGATGAACAGTTGTTTCAACTGATGGTTCTAATACAGCACATTATGAACATACTGTTTTGATTAAAAATGGAAAAGGTGTAGTTTTAACGAAAGGAATCTAA
- a CDS encoding adenylate kinase family protein, protein MIKQNCNLIFLGAPGVGKGTVASIIANLTDLEHVSTGNIFRNEIKNKTELGLKVQEIVTTGGYVPDEITNRIVKNKIDETIKANTKIILDGFPRTIDQAKFLETIENFDYKVVELYAPESVILERLSGRRTCSKCSTGYHVKFKPSSKGDKCENCGGDLEQRKDDQPSSIIKRLEIYNEQTNPLIDYFKNANRLIVVEAIDAPENVADSVLKKIK, encoded by the coding sequence ATGATAAAACAAAATTGTAATTTAATTTTTTTAGGAGCTCCTGGTGTTGGAAAAGGAACAGTAGCTTCAATTATCGCTAATTTAACAGATTTAGAACATGTTTCTACAGGCAATATATTTAGAAACGAAATAAAGAACAAAACTGAATTAGGATTGAAAGTGCAAGAAATTGTTACAACTGGTGGTTATGTTCCTGATGAAATAACAAACAGAATTGTTAAAAATAAAATAGATGAAACAATTAAAGCAAATACAAAAATAATTCTTGATGGTTTTCCAAGAACAATTGATCAAGCAAAATTTTTAGAAACAATCGAAAACTTTGATTATAAAGTGGTTGAATTGTATGCTCCAGAATCAGTTATTTTAGAAAGATTATCTGGAAGAAGAACTTGTTCAAAGTGTTCAACTGGGTATCATGTTAAATTTAAACCAAGTTCAAAGGGTGATAAATGTGAAAATTGTGGTGGCGATTTAGAACAACGTAAAGACGATCAACCTAGTTCAATTATCAAAAGATTAGAAATTTATAATGAACAAACAAATCCATTAATTGATTATTTTAAAAATGCAAACAGATTGATTGTGGTAGAAGCTATTGACGCTCCAGAAAATGTTGCAGATAGTGTTTTGAAAAAAATTAAATAG